The following are encoded together in the Streptomyces sp. NBC_01465 genome:
- a CDS encoding serine/threonine-protein kinase → MPGNVSGGVQGLLIAARYRLGEIIGQGGMGRVWQAADEILDRRVAIKEMRIDDLDAEDSRIRRERTLREARATARIDHPNVVRVYDVVEEGDRLWIVMELVDSRSLEKVLIEDGPLTPREAARVGMGLVAALREVHAVGVLHRDIKPGNVLLGPTGRVVLTDFGIAAIQDTTSLTVVGMLVGSPDYMAPERVGGRPQGPPSDLWSLGATLCAAVGGSSPFSRPTTLATLHAVLYEEPELPRGAGPLAPVLASLLVKEPERRPSLEAVYERLEPIAAPPTVQKPAPPPVPQDALPTQSAPTRPAPPQPEAAHPPSSQQSSAPPQHPPRSQPGPSGDPTLTVRRPVPQPQAPKSPRGRRNRILVGVAAAVAAATVATVLLLDNQGSPSANPTSSNSSSPAPTVAGTSRPPIIPPGTQSETGFAWTPPKGWTRNAKSPSNVHYHSPDGLQETSGTYGLASGGDLMTQWIKAERGSHDVPGYKKIRLDNTTFKGRPAIVWDYFFTQNGAAWKARQMGFNAGGKSYQVNIWYDASTETSALRTYDAVTSSFTPL, encoded by the coding sequence ATGCCGGGGAATGTGAGCGGCGGGGTGCAGGGGTTATTGATCGCGGCACGTTACCGACTGGGCGAAATCATCGGCCAGGGAGGGATGGGGCGTGTGTGGCAGGCGGCGGACGAGATACTCGACCGACGCGTGGCGATAAAGGAAATGCGCATCGACGATCTCGATGCCGAGGACAGCCGCATCCGCCGCGAGCGGACCCTGCGCGAGGCCCGCGCGACCGCCAGGATCGACCACCCCAACGTGGTCAGGGTCTACGACGTGGTCGAGGAGGGCGACCGGCTGTGGATCGTGATGGAGCTCGTCGACTCCCGCTCCCTGGAGAAAGTCCTCATCGAGGACGGCCCGTTGACCCCGCGCGAGGCGGCCAGGGTCGGCATGGGGCTGGTCGCCGCGCTCCGTGAGGTGCACGCGGTGGGCGTCCTGCACCGCGACATCAAGCCCGGCAACGTCCTGCTCGGCCCGACGGGACGCGTCGTCCTCACCGACTTCGGCATCGCGGCCATCCAGGACACCACGTCGCTCACCGTCGTCGGCATGCTGGTCGGCTCGCCCGACTACATGGCGCCCGAGCGGGTCGGCGGCCGGCCGCAGGGCCCGCCCTCCGACCTCTGGTCGCTGGGCGCCACGCTCTGCGCGGCGGTCGGCGGCTCGTCGCCGTTCTCGCGCCCGACGACGCTCGCCACCCTGCACGCGGTGCTGTACGAGGAGCCCGAACTCCCGCGCGGGGCGGGCCCGTTGGCCCCCGTCCTCGCGTCCTTGCTGGTCAAGGAGCCGGAGCGGCGTCCGAGCCTGGAGGCCGTCTACGAGCGCCTGGAGCCGATCGCGGCGCCGCCCACCGTACAGAAGCCCGCCCCGCCCCCGGTCCCGCAGGACGCGCTGCCCACCCAGTCGGCACCCACCAGGCCCGCACCCCCGCAACCCGAGGCGGCGCACCCGCCCTCGTCCCAGCAGAGCTCCGCCCCGCCCCAGCACCCGCCTCGGTCGCAGCCGGGCCCCTCGGGCGACCCGACGCTGACGGTGCGCAGGCCCGTACCGCAGCCGCAGGCTCCCAAGTCCCCGCGCGGCAGGCGCAATCGGATTCTGGTGGGCGTCGCCGCGGCAGTAGCCGCAGCGACGGTCGCCACCGTCCTGCTCCTCGACAACCAGGGCAGTCCGTCCGCCAACCCCACCAGCAGCAACAGCAGTTCGCCCGCCCCCACGGTCGCCGGCACCTCGCGCCCGCCGATCATCCCGCCCGGCACCCAGAGCGAGACGGGCTTCGCCTGGACGCCGCCCAAGGGCTGGACCCGCAACGCCAAGTCCCCGTCCAACGTCCACTACCACTCGCCGGACGGTCTCCAGGAGACCTCGGGGACGTACGGGCTCGCCTCCGGCGGCGACCTCATGACCCAGTGGATCAAGGCCGAACGAGGCTCGCACGACGTCCCCGGCTACAAGAAGATCCGCCTCGACAACACGACCTTCAAGGGCCGTCCCGCGATCGTCTGGGACTACTTCTTCACCCAGAACGGCGCCGCGTGGAAGGCCCGCCAGATGGGCTTCAACGCGGGCGGCAAGTCGTACCAGGTCAACATCTGGTACGACGCGAGCACCGAGACCTCCGCCCTGCGCACCTACGACGCGGTGACGTCGTCCTTCACCCCGCTCTGA
- a CDS encoding biotin transporter BioY → MSTAATTRPGAVLADLLPATRSRYAVDAALVMGGAALTGIAAQIAVPVPGSPVPVTGQTFAVLLTGAALGARRGFLALAVYALVGMAGMPWFQNGTSGAGGATFGYVLGMLLASTVVGALARRGGDRSVLRTAGTMVLGSAIVYAVGVPYLALSTGMSTTAAVAAGLTPFLIGDALKAALAMGALPAAWKFAGRRG, encoded by the coding sequence ATGAGCACTGCTGCCACCACCCGCCCCGGAGCGGTCCTCGCCGACCTCCTGCCCGCCACGCGGAGCCGATACGCCGTGGACGCGGCCCTGGTCATGGGCGGCGCCGCGCTCACCGGCATCGCGGCGCAGATAGCGGTCCCGGTCCCCGGCTCCCCGGTCCCGGTCACCGGCCAGACCTTCGCCGTCCTGCTCACCGGCGCGGCCCTCGGCGCCCGCCGTGGCTTCCTGGCCCTCGCGGTGTACGCGCTCGTCGGCATGGCGGGCATGCCGTGGTTCCAGAACGGCACCTCCGGTGCGGGCGGCGCCACCTTCGGCTACGTCCTCGGCATGCTGCTCGCCTCCACCGTGGTCGGCGCCCTCGCCCGCCGCGGCGGCGACCGCTCGGTGCTGCGCACCGCGGGCACGATGGTCCTCGGCTCGGCCATCGTCTACGCGGTCGGCGTCCCGTACCTGGCCCTCTCCACCGGCATGTCGACGACCGCCGCCGTCGCGGCCGGCCTCACCCCGTTCCTGATCGGCGACGCCCTCAAGGCGGCCCTCGCGATGGGCGCGCTGCCGGCCGCCTGGAAGTTCGCCGGCCGCCGCGGCTGA
- a CDS encoding amino acid permease: MPEAPSDTLPAGLPAEPLSPGLKQRHLTMLGLGGVIGAGLFVGSGAGIAVAGPGIVVSYLIAGALAMLVMRMLGEMSAAMPASGSFSVHAERAMGRWAGFTAGWLYWFLLVVVLAVEATAAAQIANGWVPGVPQWTWVLLFMVVFTVANLAAVKNFGEFEFWFAALKVGAIVLFLILGTLAIFGVLPDTDPVGLTNLTGQGGFLPNGWHGVVSGVLTVVFAFGGLEVVTIAAAETDDPARAVSRAVRSAVFRILFFYVGSMLVIVTVLPWTAQHAGLSPFVAVLDAIGIPSAGNIMNIVVFVALLSALNANLYGSSRMIFSLAERGEAPRGLLKVSGNVPRRAVLASVAFGFVSVLLNLKWPDSVFLYMLNAVGAVLLFVWGMIAASQLRLRRKIERETPELLQLRMWAFPWLTWATLVGLAAVFVLMLTDRAARPQLLWSLGATAAVLAVAGVRELRDHRR; the protein is encoded by the coding sequence ATGCCCGAGGCCCCGTCCGACACCCTGCCCGCCGGCCTTCCCGCGGAGCCCCTCTCCCCCGGGCTCAAGCAGCGCCACCTCACGATGCTCGGTCTGGGCGGGGTGATCGGCGCCGGGCTCTTCGTGGGTTCGGGCGCGGGGATCGCGGTCGCGGGCCCGGGGATCGTCGTCTCGTATCTGATCGCGGGCGCCCTGGCGATGCTCGTGATGCGGATGCTGGGCGAGATGTCGGCGGCGATGCCCGCCTCCGGGTCCTTCTCCGTGCACGCGGAGCGGGCGATGGGGCGCTGGGCGGGGTTCACGGCCGGCTGGCTGTACTGGTTCCTGCTGGTCGTCGTGCTCGCCGTGGAGGCGACGGCTGCGGCGCAGATCGCCAACGGGTGGGTGCCCGGGGTTCCTCAGTGGACGTGGGTCCTGCTCTTCATGGTGGTCTTCACCGTGGCCAACCTCGCGGCCGTGAAGAACTTCGGGGAGTTCGAGTTCTGGTTCGCGGCGCTGAAGGTCGGCGCGATCGTCCTCTTCCTGATCCTGGGCACGCTCGCGATCTTCGGCGTACTCCCCGACACCGATCCGGTCGGGCTGACGAACCTCACCGGGCAGGGCGGTTTCCTCCCCAACGGCTGGCACGGCGTCGTCTCCGGCGTTCTCACCGTCGTCTTCGCCTTCGGCGGCCTGGAGGTCGTCACGATCGCGGCGGCCGAGACGGACGACCCGGCGCGTGCGGTCAGCCGGGCGGTGCGCAGCGCGGTCTTCCGCATCCTCTTCTTCTACGTCGGATCGATGCTGGTCATCGTGACCGTGCTGCCGTGGACGGCACAGCACGCGGGGCTCTCCCCGTTCGTCGCCGTGCTCGACGCGATCGGGATCCCCTCGGCCGGGAACATCATGAACATCGTCGTGTTCGTGGCGCTGCTCTCGGCCCTCAACGCCAACCTCTACGGCTCCTCGCGCATGATCTTCTCGCTGGCCGAGCGCGGCGAGGCGCCGCGCGGGCTGCTGAAGGTGAGCGGGAATGTGCCGCGCCGCGCGGTCCTCGCCTCGGTCGCCTTCGGCTTCGTCTCCGTACTGCTCAATCTGAAGTGGCCCGACTCGGTCTTCCTCTACATGCTCAACGCGGTCGGCGCGGTGCTGCTCTTCGTCTGGGGCATGATCGCCGCCTCGCAGCTGCGGCTGCGCCGGAAGATCGAGCGCGAGACCCCGGAGCTGCTGCAGCTGCGCATGTGGGCGTTCCCCTGGCTGACCTGGGCGACGCTGGTCGGGCTCGCGGCCGTATTCGTCCTGATGCTGACGGACCGTGCGGCGCGTCCGCAGTTGCTCTGGTCGCTCGGGGCGACGGCCGCGGTGCTCGCGGTTGCGGGCGTACGGGAGCTGCGCGATCACCGTAGGTGA
- a CDS encoding amino acid permease, with product MTRTTAPEKAKTDKTPGASAAPEEASGSQLTHGLKQRHLSMIALGGVIGAGLFVGSGTGIAAAGPAIVLLFAGAGAVVMLIMRMLGEMSAARPATGSFSVHAEKEIGAWAGVTSGWMYWVMLCCGVAAEATAAGDIMHGWAGFIPAYGWVAIFMVFFCLTNLAAVKNFGEFEFIFSGIKVLAISSFLVIGVLGICGVFGDAPGDAYLTGDGGFFPTGTAGLIAGLLTAVFAYGGLETVTIAAAESDHPRKNVARAVRTAVWRIAIFYIGSMALIVTLVPWDDPNVAKNGPYVTVLQDLDIPAADTIMKVVILIALLSAMNANIYGASRMSYSLVSRGQGPRFLGKVIKGVPMPAVIASCFFGFLAIEAGVLWPDTVFTWLMNTTGCAVLVVWAFICLTQLKMRRRLEREEPELLTVKMWGFPYLTWVALVAIVGVFVAMGTTSGGRDQLYVSAILVAALAGAGYAKQRRDAAKAAYAA from the coding sequence ATGACTCGGACAACCGCGCCCGAAAAGGCGAAGACTGATAAGACCCCGGGGGCCTCGGCCGCTCCGGAGGAAGCATCGGGCTCCCAGCTCACGCACGGTCTCAAGCAGCGTCACCTCTCGATGATCGCGCTCGGCGGCGTCATCGGCGCCGGCCTCTTCGTCGGCTCCGGCACGGGCATCGCGGCGGCGGGACCGGCCATCGTGCTGCTCTTCGCGGGTGCCGGTGCGGTCGTCATGCTCATCATGCGGATGCTCGGCGAGATGTCCGCGGCCCGCCCCGCGACGGGCTCCTTCTCGGTGCACGCCGAGAAGGAGATCGGCGCCTGGGCCGGGGTCACCTCGGGCTGGATGTACTGGGTGATGCTCTGCTGCGGCGTCGCCGCCGAGGCCACCGCGGCCGGCGACATCATGCACGGCTGGGCCGGTTTCATCCCGGCGTACGGCTGGGTCGCGATCTTCATGGTCTTCTTCTGTCTGACCAACCTGGCCGCGGTGAAGAACTTCGGTGAGTTCGAGTTCATCTTCTCGGGCATCAAGGTCCTGGCCATCTCGTCCTTCCTGGTCATCGGCGTTCTCGGCATCTGCGGCGTCTTCGGCGACGCACCGGGCGACGCGTACCTCACCGGCGACGGCGGCTTCTTCCCGACCGGTACGGCCGGGCTGATCGCCGGGCTGCTGACCGCGGTCTTCGCGTACGGCGGCCTGGAGACGGTCACCATCGCGGCGGCCGAGTCCGACCACCCGCGCAAGAACGTGGCGCGCGCGGTGCGCACCGCGGTGTGGCGCATCGCGATCTTCTACATCGGCTCGATGGCGCTGATCGTCACGCTGGTCCCGTGGGACGACCCGAACGTGGCCAAGAACGGCCCGTACGTGACCGTGCTGCAGGACCTCGACATCCCCGCGGCCGACACGATCATGAAGGTCGTGATCCTGATCGCGCTGCTCTCCGCGATGAACGCCAACATCTACGGCGCCTCGCGCATGTCGTACTCGCTGGTCTCGCGCGGCCAGGGTCCGCGCTTCCTGGGCAAGGTGATCAAGGGCGTTCCGATGCCCGCCGTCATCGCCTCCTGCTTCTTCGGCTTCCTGGCCATCGAGGCCGGGGTCCTGTGGCCGGACACGGTCTTCACCTGGCTGATGAACACGACGGGCTGCGCCGTCCTGGTCGTCTGGGCGTTCATCTGCCTGACGCAGCTGAAGATGCGCCGTCGGCTGGAGCGCGAGGAGCCGGAGCTGCTGACCGTGAAGATGTGGGGCTTCCCGTATCTGACGTGGGTCGCGCTCGTCGCGATCGTCGGCGTCTTCGTCGCGATGGGCACGACGTCGGGCGGCCGCGACCAGCTGTACGTCTCGGCGATCCTGGTCGCCGCGCTGGCGGGCGCGGGCTATGCGAAGCAGCGGCGCGACGCGGCGAAGGCTGCGTACGCCGCCTGA
- a CDS encoding superoxide dismutase, whose product MATYTLPELPYDYAALEPVINPQIIELHHDKHHAAYVKGANDTLEQLAEARDKDQWGAVNGLEKNLAFHLSGHILHSIYWHNMTGDGGGEPLAADGVGELAEAIAESFGSFEKFKAQLTKASATTQGSGWGVLAYEPLSGRLIVEQIYDHQGNVGQGSTPVLVFDAWEHAFYLQYKNQKVDFIEAMWRVVNWQDVAKRYAAAKERTNVLLLAP is encoded by the coding sequence ATGGCGACGTACACACTTCCTGAACTCCCGTACGACTACGCGGCACTCGAACCGGTCATCAACCCGCAGATCATCGAGTTGCACCACGACAAGCACCACGCGGCGTACGTGAAGGGCGCGAACGACACCCTGGAGCAGCTCGCCGAGGCGCGCGACAAGGACCAGTGGGGTGCGGTCAACGGCCTGGAGAAGAACCTGGCGTTCCATCTCTCCGGCCACATCCTGCACTCGATCTACTGGCACAACATGACGGGCGACGGCGGCGGCGAGCCGCTTGCGGCGGACGGCGTGGGCGAGCTCGCGGAGGCGATCGCCGAATCCTTCGGCTCCTTCGAGAAGTTCAAGGCCCAGCTGACCAAGGCGTCGGCGACGACGCAGGGTTCGGGCTGGGGCGTCCTCGCGTACGAGCCGCTGAGCGGTCGCCTGATCGTCGAGCAGATCTACGACCACCAGGGCAACGTCGGCCAGGGTTCGACCCCGGTCCTCGTCTTCGACGCCTGGGAGCACGCCTTCTATCTCCAGTACAAGAACCAGAAGGTGGACTTCATCGAGGCGATGTGGCGGGTCGTCAACTGGCAGGACGTGGCGAAGCGTTACGCCGCGGCCAAGGAGCGGACGAACGTGCTGCTGCTCGCGCCGTGA
- a CDS encoding mycothiol-dependent nitroreductase Rv2466c family protein — protein sequence MSESKTPVDFWFDPLCPWAWMTSRWMLEVEKVRPVEVSWHVMSLAVLNEDKLDELPERYRELLGPKGWRPVRVVTAARELHGDEVVGKLYTALGTRFHNKDEGATLESIAAALADVGLPADLIEYADKDTYDAQVRASHNEGIEKVGQEVGTPVIAVPGADGEQIAFFGPVVTPAPKGEEAAKLWDGTLLVASIPGFYEIKRTRTQGPIFD from the coding sequence ATGTCTGAGAGCAAGACCCCCGTCGACTTCTGGTTCGACCCGCTCTGCCCCTGGGCCTGGATGACCTCCCGCTGGATGCTCGAAGTCGAGAAGGTCCGCCCGGTCGAGGTCAGCTGGCACGTGATGAGCCTGGCGGTCCTCAACGAGGACAAGCTCGACGAGCTGCCCGAGCGCTACCGCGAGCTGCTCGGCCCCAAGGGCTGGCGCCCGGTCCGCGTGGTGACCGCCGCGCGTGAGCTGCACGGGGACGAGGTCGTGGGCAAGCTGTACACGGCCCTCGGCACCCGTTTCCACAACAAGGACGAGGGCGCGACCCTCGAATCGATCGCCGCGGCCCTCGCCGACGTCGGCCTGCCCGCCGACCTGATCGAGTACGCCGACAAGGACACCTACGACGCCCAGGTCCGCGCATCCCACAACGAGGGCATCGAAAAGGTCGGCCAGGAGGTCGGCACCCCGGTCATCGCGGTCCCCGGCGCGGACGGCGAGCAGATCGCCTTCTTCGGCCCGGTCGTCACCCCCGCGCCGAAGGGCGAGGAGGCGGCGAAGCTCTGGGACGGCACGCTCCTGGTGGCCTCGATCCCGGGCTTCTACGAGATCAAGCGGACCCGCACCCAGGGCCCGATCTTCGACTGA
- the pepN gene encoding aminopeptidase N, translating to MPGENLSRDEARERAELLSVDGYEVALDLRSAVGDGPAQGPRTFRSVTTIRFRSAQVGASSFADLVAPSVNAVTLNGQALDPAAVFDGVRIALDGLAAENVLVVDAQCAYSRTGEGMHRFVDPEDDEVYLYTQYEPADARRVFANFEQPDLKAPYRFSVTAPDGWTVWSNGASEQGADGAWAFAETKPISTYITCVVAGPYHYVTDSYRRTFEDGTELEIPLGAMCRKGLAKHFDSDDIFLLTKQGLDFFHEHFDYPYPFGKYDQAFVPEYNLGAMENPGIVTFREEYIYRGKVTSASYERRANVILHEMAHMWFGDLVTMIWWDDLWLKESFADFMGTFSMVGATRFENGWITFANNRKSWAYRADQLPSTHPITADIRDLEDAKLNFDGITYAKGASVLKQLVAYVGQDAFLEGARRYFKRHAYGNTGLGDLLAVLEETSGRDMTSWSQSWLQTAGVNSLTPVVTYDEAGRITELAVVQEAAESHPELRPHRVAVGLYRRDAGELVRYARAEVDVAGTRTVVGELAGAEKPDLVLVNDDDLTYCKIRFDEGSLETLRGHLGEITDPLARALCWSALWNLTRDALMPARDFVRLVLRFAGRETDIGVLQMLHAWAQSALTHYAAPAWREEGGRELAEGALRELRVAEPGSQHQLTWARFFAAVASSDADFQLLQGLLEGSAKVDGLDVDQELRWAFLSPLAAHGLADEGVIAAELARDNTASGKRHQVRCLASRPTAEVKAQAWAAVVESDALSNTLVEATIAGFEQSSQRELIAPYGEKYFAAIERVWAERSIQIGMIVVKGLFPGLQDDRATLDATDAWLASHEGAAPALRRLVLEARDDLARTLRGQACDEAAA from the coding sequence GTGCCCGGTGAGAATCTGTCCCGTGACGAGGCCCGGGAGCGGGCAGAGCTGCTGTCCGTCGACGGGTACGAGGTCGCGCTCGACCTGCGGTCCGCCGTCGGGGACGGCCCGGCTCAGGGGCCCCGGACCTTCCGCTCGGTGACCACGATCCGCTTCCGGTCCGCGCAGGTGGGCGCCTCCTCCTTCGCCGACCTGGTCGCGCCGTCCGTGAACGCCGTGACGCTGAACGGGCAGGCGCTGGATCCTGCGGCCGTCTTCGACGGGGTGCGGATCGCGCTGGACGGGCTCGCCGCCGAGAACGTGCTGGTCGTGGACGCGCAGTGTGCGTACAGCCGTACGGGTGAGGGCATGCACCGCTTCGTCGACCCGGAGGACGACGAGGTCTACCTCTACACGCAGTACGAACCGGCCGACGCGCGGCGGGTGTTCGCCAACTTCGAGCAGCCCGACCTGAAGGCTCCGTACCGGTTCTCGGTCACCGCGCCCGACGGGTGGACGGTCTGGAGCAACGGGGCCAGCGAGCAGGGGGCCGACGGGGCCTGGGCTTTTGCGGAGACCAAGCCGATCTCCACGTACATCACGTGCGTCGTCGCCGGTCCGTACCACTACGTGACCGACTCCTACCGGCGGACGTTCGAGGACGGCACCGAGCTGGAGATCCCGCTCGGCGCCATGTGCCGCAAGGGGCTCGCCAAGCACTTCGACTCCGACGACATCTTCCTGCTGACCAAGCAGGGGCTCGACTTCTTCCACGAGCACTTCGACTACCCGTACCCCTTCGGCAAGTACGACCAGGCCTTCGTGCCGGAGTACAACCTCGGGGCGATGGAGAACCCGGGCATCGTCACCTTCCGCGAGGAGTACATCTACCGCGGCAAGGTCACCTCGGCGTCGTACGAGCGGCGGGCCAACGTCATCCTCCACGAGATGGCGCACATGTGGTTCGGCGACCTCGTCACGATGATCTGGTGGGACGACCTGTGGCTCAAGGAGTCCTTCGCGGACTTCATGGGGACCTTCTCGATGGTGGGCGCGACCCGCTTCGAGAACGGGTGGATCACCTTCGCCAACAACCGCAAGTCCTGGGCCTACCGGGCCGACCAGCTGCCGTCCACGCACCCGATCACGGCCGACATCCGTGACCTGGAGGACGCCAAGCTCAACTTCGACGGCATCACGTACGCCAAGGGCGCGAGCGTGCTGAAGCAGCTCGTCGCGTACGTCGGGCAGGACGCGTTCCTGGAAGGCGCGCGGCGCTACTTCAAGCGGCACGCGTACGGGAACACGGGGCTCGGCGATCTGCTGGCCGTGCTTGAGGAGACCAGCGGGCGCGACATGACGTCGTGGTCGCAGTCGTGGCTGCAAACGGCAGGGGTCAACTCCCTTACGCCGGTGGTCACTTACGACGAGGCCGGGCGCATCACCGAGCTGGCTGTGGTGCAGGAGGCGGCGGAGTCCCACCCGGAGCTGCGGCCGCACCGTGTCGCGGTGGGCCTGTACCGGCGCGACGCCGGGGAGCTCGTGCGGTACGCGCGGGCCGAGGTGGACGTCGCCGGGACGCGTACGGTCGTGGGCGAGCTGGCCGGGGCCGAGAAGCCCGATCTGGTGCTGGTGAACGACGACGACCTCACGTACTGCAAGATCCGCTTCGACGAGGGGTCACTGGAGACGCTGCGCGGTCACCTCGGCGAGATCACCGACCCGCTGGCGCGGGCGCTGTGCTGGTCGGCGCTGTGGAACCTGACGCGCGACGCGCTGATGCCGGCGCGGGACTTCGTACGGCTGGTGCTGCGGTTCGCGGGGCGCGAGACGGACATCGGCGTGCTGCAGATGCTGCACGCCTGGGCGCAGTCGGCGCTCACGCACTACGCGGCGCCCGCGTGGCGCGAGGAGGGCGGGCGCGAGCTGGCCGAGGGCGCGCTGCGGGAGCTGCGGGTCGCCGAGCCGGGTTCGCAGCACCAGCTGACGTGGGCGCGGTTCTTCGCGGCGGTGGCTTCGTCGGACGCCGACTTCCAGCTGCTGCAGGGGCTGTTGGAGGGGTCGGCGAAGGTCGACGGACTGGACGTGGACCAGGAGCTGCGCTGGGCGTTCCTGTCGCCGCTCGCCGCGCACGGGCTTGCGGACGAGGGGGTCATCGCGGCCGAACTGGCGCGGGACAACACGGCGTCGGGCAAGCGCCACCAGGTCCGCTGCCTGGCCTCGCGGCCGACGGCGGAGGTGAAGGCGCAGGCGTGGGCGGCGGTCGTGGAGTCCGACGCGCTCTCCAACACCCTGGTGGAGGCGACGATCGCGGGCTTCGAGCAGAGCTCGCAGCGGGAGCTGATCGCGCCGTACGGGGAGAAGTACTTCGCCGCGATCGAGCGGGTGTGGGCGGAGCGGTCGATCCAGATCGGGATGATCGTGGTGAAGGGGCTCTTCCCCGGACTGCAGGACGACCGGGCGACGCTGGACGCGACGGACGCGTGGCTGGCGTCGCACGAGGGCGCGGCTCCGGCGCTGCGGAGGCTGGTCCTCGAGGCACGCGACGACCTGGCGCGGACGCTGCGCGGGCAGGCGTGCGACGAGGCTGCGGCCTGA
- a CDS encoding TIGR03767 family metallophosphoesterase, with amino-acid sequence MSRTPTGGTSNRLGRRAFIAVTGAAGVSAGAGALLDLGGAPSAPPAAAAEPVAPVRPAAAPAAAPSRSGTTLLTVAAPRTSGGYRRLGDGPGWSRTVRTDLASAKAGRDGRRTTLAAFVQLTDLHLTDVQHPIRGEFLRAAETATWRPQEALTVPGAVSLIERVNALRAAPATGAPLNFVMTTGDNADNNSRAELDWFLKVMSGGRITPNTGDPRHYEGIQNSGRALYWHPESALRDDDKLHHGFPRIEGFLAAAIRDVNSPGLRIPWYSTVGNHDTLTTGASADHSGFLADYAVGDRKLYAAPLAEVRAQLKRDRANGDFDGSHFAALVRRHAKTLHTITPDPSRAPFTPREYVAAHLDPARTGPGPVGHGYTAANLDSDTLHYAFRISDDVLGISLDTTDRGGHFEGTIGTTQLKWLERTLKENRQPYAVIFSHHNSWTMDNTYPDPAHPHDTRHSGEELVAVLKRHPEVVAWINGHSHRNKIQPHGTFWEITTASHIDHPQLARIVELVDNKDGTLSVFTTLAESAAPHRTDFTDLSQTGLAAIYRELAFNAPGHQADRTGKAGDRNTELVLKRR; translated from the coding sequence ATGTCACGCACACCTACCGGTGGTACCTCGAACCGCCTCGGCCGCCGCGCCTTTATCGCTGTGACGGGGGCGGCCGGAGTCTCGGCCGGGGCCGGCGCCCTGCTCGACCTGGGCGGCGCACCGTCCGCGCCGCCCGCCGCGGCTGCAGAGCCCGTCGCCCCCGTGCGGCCGGCGGCAGCCCCCGCCGCGGCGCCCTCCCGCAGCGGCACCACCCTCCTCACCGTCGCCGCGCCCCGCACCTCGGGCGGCTACCGGCGGCTCGGCGACGGGCCCGGCTGGTCCCGTACGGTACGGACCGACCTGGCCTCCGCGAAGGCGGGCCGCGACGGGCGCCGCACCACGCTGGCCGCCTTCGTGCAGCTCACCGATCTGCACCTCACCGACGTCCAGCACCCCATCCGCGGCGAGTTCCTGCGCGCCGCGGAGACCGCCACCTGGCGCCCCCAGGAAGCCCTCACCGTCCCCGGCGCGGTCTCGCTGATCGAGCGCGTCAACGCCCTGCGCGCGGCCCCCGCGACCGGCGCGCCGCTCAACTTCGTGATGACCACCGGGGACAACGCCGACAACAACTCCCGGGCCGAACTCGACTGGTTCCTCAAGGTGATGAGCGGCGGCCGGATCACCCCCAACACCGGCGACCCGCGCCACTACGAAGGCATCCAGAACTCCGGCCGCGCCCTCTACTGGCACCCCGAATCGGCCCTGCGCGACGACGACAAACTGCACCACGGCTTCCCGCGGATCGAGGGCTTCCTCGCGGCCGCCATCCGTGACGTCAACAGCCCCGGCCTGCGCATCCCCTGGTACTCCACGGTCGGCAACCACGACACCCTCACCACCGGCGCCTCCGCCGACCACAGCGGTTTCCTGGCCGACTACGCGGTCGGCGACCGCAAGCTGTACGCCGCCCCGCTCGCCGAGGTGCGGGCCCAGCTCAAGCGCGACCGGGCCAACGGCGACTTCGACGGCAGCCACTTCGCCGCCCTCGTCCGCCGTCACGCCAAGACCCTGCATACCATCACCCCCGACCCGTCCCGCGCCCCCTTCACCCCGCGCGAGTACGTCGCCGCCCATCTCGACCCGGCCCGCACGGGCCCCGGTCCGGTCGGCCACGGGTACACCGCCGCCAACCTCGACAGCGACACCCTCCACTACGCCTTCCGCATCTCCGACGACGTACTCGGCATCAGCCTCGACACGACCGACCGCGGGGGCCACTTCGAGGGCACCATCGGCACCACGCAGCTGAAGTGGCTGGAGCGGACCCTGAAGGAGAACCGTCAGCCGTACGCAGTGATCTTCAGCCACCACAACAGCTGGACGATGGACAACACCTACCCCGACCCCGCCCACCCCCATGACACCCGCCACAGCGGCGAGGAACTGGTCGCGGTGCTCAAGCGCCACCCCGAGGTCGTCGCCTGGATCAACGGGCACAGCCACCGCAACAAGATCCAGCCGCACGGCACCTTCTGGGAGATCACCACCGCGTCCCACATCGACCACCCCCAACTGGCCCGGATCGTCGAGCTGGTGGACAACAAGGACGGCACGCTCTCCGTCTTCACCACCCTGGCCGAGTCCGCCGCCCCCCACCGCACCGACTTCACCGACCTCTCGCAGACCGGCCTCGCCGCGATCTACCGCGAACTGGCCTTCAATGCCCCCGGCCACCAGGCGGACCGGACGGGCAAGGCGGGCGACCGCAATACGGAACTGGTGCTGAAGCGGAGGTAG